A genomic segment from Paenibacillus sp. FSL K6-1096 encodes:
- a CDS encoding sugar-binding domain-containing protein has product MTRAAATKFYIPNYPRPQFVRSQWQELNGEWEFSFDDDQTGVAARWMDHFPSTHTINVPFTYETAASGIGDETFHPRIWYRKQLVLSPEAEGKRTVLHFEGVDYQAVCWVNGSYAGEHEGAYARFSFDITDLLGPDGVNEIVLMVTDSDSCLQPRGKQRWAGRNHDSFYVQTTGIWKSVWLEHVPAARLDSVKMTPDINRQMIRLDYRVHGLTEAQNLRLETEITYQGERVNKLSLAVDRAWMTVEVSMTGGINGPWLQNLWSPGNPNLFDIEFVLYAGDQEIDRVGSYFGMRNISIKDGQILLNNIPLYQRLILDQGYWTGSHLTPPSEEALIQDIEAIMEMGYNGLRKHMKVEDARFLYWCDVKGLLVWSEMAAAYEYNDEALERFTREWLEVVQQQYNHPCIITWVPFNESWGVQNILHDVRQQTFTEGIYLLTKSIDPYRPVITNDGWEHTVSDILTLHDYVERGEALYETYKDKDSITGSGGTYNEWKFAFAEGYKYKGQPIIISEYGGIAFTSEHGWGYGQQVDSEEAYLERFGSLTRAIQAIPFISGYCYTQVTDVQDEVNGILTAERKPKVPLARIREINLKQGM; this is encoded by the coding sequence ATGACTAGAGCAGCAGCTACGAAATTCTATATTCCGAACTACCCGAGACCCCAATTTGTCCGCAGCCAGTGGCAGGAACTGAACGGAGAATGGGAATTCAGCTTCGATGATGACCAGACAGGCGTTGCAGCGCGCTGGATGGACCATTTCCCGTCCACGCACACGATTAACGTTCCATTCACCTACGAGACAGCGGCCAGCGGTATCGGCGACGAGACCTTCCACCCGCGGATCTGGTACCGCAAGCAGCTGGTTCTGTCCCCGGAAGCAGAAGGGAAGCGGACTGTGCTGCATTTTGAAGGCGTGGACTATCAAGCGGTCTGCTGGGTGAATGGCAGCTATGCCGGAGAGCATGAGGGGGCATATGCCCGGTTCTCGTTCGATATTACCGATCTGCTGGGGCCGGATGGCGTGAATGAGATTGTGCTGATGGTGACTGACAGCGACAGCTGTCTGCAGCCCCGGGGCAAGCAGCGCTGGGCGGGCCGGAATCACGATTCGTTCTATGTGCAAACCACTGGCATCTGGAAAAGCGTCTGGCTGGAGCATGTCCCCGCTGCCCGGCTGGATTCAGTGAAAATGACGCCCGACATTAACCGCCAGATGATTCGGCTGGACTATCGCGTACATGGGCTCACAGAAGCACAGAATCTCCGGCTGGAGACGGAAATTACGTATCAAGGCGAAAGAGTGAATAAGCTTAGCCTGGCGGTAGACAGAGCATGGATGACAGTGGAAGTCAGCATGACGGGCGGTATTAACGGGCCTTGGCTGCAGAACCTGTGGTCACCGGGGAATCCGAATCTTTTTGACATTGAGTTCGTGCTGTATGCGGGGGATCAGGAGATTGACCGGGTGGGCTCTTATTTCGGCATGCGCAATATCTCGATCAAGGACGGCCAGATCCTGCTGAATAACATCCCTCTGTACCAGAGACTGATCCTGGATCAGGGCTACTGGACCGGCAGCCATCTGACCCCGCCGTCAGAAGAAGCGCTGATTCAAGATATTGAGGCGATTATGGAGATGGGCTACAACGGTCTGCGCAAGCATATGAAGGTGGAGGACGCCCGGTTCCTGTACTGGTGTGACGTCAAGGGGTTATTGGTCTGGTCGGAAATGGCGGCCGCTTATGAATACAACGACGAGGCGCTGGAACGGTTCACCAGGGAGTGGCTGGAGGTTGTGCAGCAGCAGTATAATCATCCGTGTATCATCACCTGGGTGCCTTTTAACGAATCGTGGGGTGTGCAGAACATCCTTCATGACGTCCGGCAGCAGACCTTCACGGAGGGCATCTACCTTTTGACCAAATCTATCGATCCCTATCGTCCGGTGATTACAAATGACGGCTGGGAGCATACGGTGTCTGACATTCTGACCCTGCATGATTATGTGGAGCGGGGCGAAGCGCTATATGAAACTTACAAGGATAAAGACTCTATTACGGGCAGCGGCGGTACGTATAATGAGTGGAAGTTTGCTTTTGCAGAAGGTTACAAATATAAGGGACAGCCGATCATCATCAGCGAGTACGGAGGGATTGCCTTCACTAGCGAGCACGGCTGGGGGTATGGTCAACAGGTGGATAGCGAGGAGGCTTATCTGGAGCGGTTCGGCAGCTTAACCCGGGCGATTCAGGCCATTCCGTTCATCTCCGGGTACTGCTACACACAGGTTACTGACGTCCAGGATGAGGTGAACGGCATACTGACTGCGGAGCGCAAGCCGAAGGTGCCGCTTGCACGGATTAGGGAGATTAATCTGAAGCAAGGCATGTAA